The Bacteroidota bacterium genome includes the window TGAAGATTGGTATCAGGGTATAGAATTGCCCTATAATCAGTGGAATAAGTATGAACGCCGAATTGAAAAAGGCTTGTTTCCTCTTTTAGATGCATTAGAGCAACGCAATGTTAAAGGCACTTTCTTCACCTTAGGCTGGGTAGCAAGGGAATATCCCGAACTTATTAAAAGACTGGCAGCAGGAGGCCATGAACTTGCTTCACACGGATATACTCACGAAAAAGTATATAACTTAACTCCGCAGCAGTTCCGCAAAGAAATACGCGACACCAAACACATTATTGAAGACCTCACATCGCAAGAAGTTACGGCTTTCAGAGCTCCTTTTTTTTCAATTACAAACAAGAGTTTATGGGCGCTACCTATATTGGCCGAAGAAGGTTACACAATTGATTGCTCCATATCACCAATTAAAACCTGGCGATATGGTATAACAAGCTGCCCGGATGAAATTTTTAGGATAAAGGAGGCAAATATTATTGAGTTTCCTGTCTCAACATTTTCGTACTTAAGAAAACGCTGGGCGATAGGGGGAGCATACTTTCGATTATTTCCTTATTCGTTTACCGGAAATGGACTTAAAAAGCGCATCAAAAAAGGAAAGTACACCATGTTTTACATACACCCCTGGGAGTACGATCCGAATCACCCAAAAGTTAAACTTGAGCGAAAAGCACAATTTACACACTATACACGCCTCGCTAAAACCTTACCGGCAACCGAAAAAATGTTGCATAATTTTAAGTTTGGTACACTAAAAGAAGTAATTAAAAATTACGAAAAAAAGCATGTCATCAACAGCATTGGAATTAACGTTTTGCAGGGTTGAAGAAAAGGACCATGAGCAATTAATTTCATTGCTTTCAAAAGTGCTGCGCGATGGTGATTCATTGCATGCCGATAAATACGACTATGCCAAATGGTGGTGGAAATACTATGCCATGCCCAACGCTGAACCACATATTTTTATTTGTAAAGAAGGGGAGCAAATTTTAGGATATTATCACTGTCCGGTTTATTTAGGCAGTCTTAATGGTGAACCAAAAAAATTTGCGATGGTGCAGGATGTGGGAGTTAGTGAAGCAGCACGTGGCAAGGGTGTTTTTCGCAAATTAGCGGATTATGCAACCTCCCAACTTCTACAGAGTGATGTGTCTTTTATCTATACCTTTCCGAATAAAAAAAGCATACATACGTTCATTAAATACAATGGCTATCAGAAAATTGAAACCTTTTGCACCTTTGTTTTACC containing:
- a CDS encoding polysaccharide deacetylase family protein; translation: MITNVFTVDFEDWYQGIELPYNQWNKYERRIEKGLFPLLDALEQRNVKGTFFTLGWVAREYPELIKRLAAGGHELASHGYTHEKVYNLTPQQFRKEIRDTKHIIEDLTSQEVTAFRAPFFSITNKSLWALPILAEEGYTIDCSISPIKTWRYGITSCPDEIFRIKEANIIEFPVSTFSYLRKRWAIGGAYFRLFPYSFTGNGLKKRIKKGKYTMFYIHPWEYDPNHPKVKLERKAQFTHYTRLAKTLPATEKMLHNFKFGTLKEVIKNYEKKHVINSIGINVLQG